The genomic DNA TCATCCGACGCAATATAGAGCGTGAACCACGTCTCAGGAGTGTCCGCCGCCGCAAACCACTCTAGCAGGATCCCGTGCACCGTCTGCTTGACCACCCGCAGGTCAACATAGGCACTGCTCTCCGAGGGGGAGAAAACAGAACGCGGTGCGAGCAGGGCCTGGGCCGGCTGGACGCGGAGGGAGATGACCACGGTGCTCATGCCAATGGGGTTGGAGGCCATGCAGGTATAATTGCCTCTGTCTACCAGGTGGGCAGCAGGTATGACCAGCTCAGACAGAGTAGCATCTTCTGCAGTAAACGAGGTCAACACTGGGTGGAGAGAGAACAAAACAACTCCGGTAGACATCTCTCTGATAAACAGTCAGCTGGAGAGTGTCCAGCAAtgctggtgtttttgtttttgtttttttgggtggggggtgggtgtttgttcttgttgttgtttttaaagtgGTGGTGACCATTTATTAAGCATGTGTTTGGTGCCGGGGTTTtgcctcttgggcttcccttgcggcccagcgggtaaagaatctgcctgcaatgcaggagacctgggtgcagttcctggtttgggaagatcccctggagaagggaaaggttatccactccagtattgtagcctagagaattccacggactgtgtagtccatggggtcgtaaagagtcagacacaactgagtgactttcactcactcactcttttGCCTCTCAGCAACCCTGTAAGGTAAGTATCCAATTTTTACACATGGGAAGTTGAGGACTAGAGTGATTAAGCAACTTGTCCATAATTAGAATTGTTCAGTCATCGATTGATCTGGAACCTTGTTCTTCTGTCTATGAAGACTGCACTCTTTCAGCTTCACTAGCTCCTCCTACCAACCAGCTTTAGCCTTGCCAAGCTATCCCCTGGTTTCTAGGAGATCTCTCACAATAGTGTGATTGTACAATATCATGAGCTTCAGGAAGTGCCTTTTTACTTTGCAGAGGTAGAGTGGCTCAGAGCCTGGAGCCAAATGCCTGGAATCTATCCCTTACTAAGTAAATGGTCTTGCACTTACTTAGTAAATTAGTAAAATCCATGTACTAAGTAAGTAGAGTTGCTTAGATTCTCTTGGCTTCAATTTCCTCACCAgtaaaatgggatgataataGTACTCACTCCGTAAGTCTGACAGTAAGTGGTCAGTATGTGTTAGCTGTTACTAGTATTGAGAGAATGGATTGAACATGATACCAAAGAGACTGATGATAAAGCATCACAAGGGATAACATCTGGATGTACCTCACCACTCTCAAAGAAGCCACAACAACAAATGCTGTATTTCTCCTTCACTGGTATTTAACCTTGAGCCAATAAGATGTAATCAAAATGATAGGACAAAGTCAAAATTTCAGTTACTTAGGTATTTTTTCCAGAGTTTTGCCACTATGTATAAtataaactaccgcacaattgcactcatctcacacactagtaaagtagtgctcaaaattctccaagccaggcttcagcaatacgtgaaccgtgaactttctgatgttcaagctggttttagaaaaggaagaggaaccagagatcaaattgccaacatccgctggatcatggaaaaagcaagagagttccagaaaaccatctatttctgctttattgactatgccaaagcctctgactgtgtggatcacaataaactgtggaaaattctgaaagagatgggaataccagaccacctgatctgcctcttgagaaatttgtatacagatcaggaagcaacagttagaactggacatggaacaacagactggttccaaataggaaaaggagtacgtcaaggttgtatattgtcaccctgtttatttaacttatatgcagagtacatcatgagaaacgctggactggaagaaacacaagctggaatcaagattgccgggagaaatatcaatcacctcagatatgcagatgacaccagccttatggcagaaagtgaagaggaactcaaaagcctcttgatgaaagtgaaagaggagagtgaaaaagttggcttaaagctcaacattcagaaaatgaagatcatggcatctggtcccatcacttcatgggaaatagatggggaaacagtggaaacagtgtcagactttatttttctgggctccaaaatcactgcagatggtgactgcagtcatgaaattaaaagacgcttactccttggaaggaaagttataaccaacctagatagcatattgaaaagcagagacattactttgccaacaaaggtccgtctagtcaaggctatggtttttcctgtggtcatgtatggatgtgagagttggactgtgaagaaggctgagcactgaagaattgatgcttttgaactgtggtgttgggagaagactcttgggagtcccttggactgcaaggagatccaaccagtccattctaaaggagatcagccctggatgttctttggaaggaatgatgctaaagctgaaactccagtactttggccacctcatgcaaagagttgactcattggaaaagactctgatgctgggagggattgggggcaagaggagaagaggacgacagaggatgagatggctggatggcatcactgactcgatggacgtgagtctgagtgaactctgggagttggtgatggacagggaggcctcgcgtgctgcgattcatggggttgcaaagagtcagacacgactgagtgactgatctgatctgatctgatctgatatctgaGTGACTGTATTTCTCCGGTTTTACTTAGATATTCCCAGCTGTCTTCTAGATAGTGTCGAGATGCTTCTAGAAAGGCCATCCCTGGCTTCGTGACGTGCTCCAAACCTGCAGGGTCAACACTAAAGATGACTTCTGCTGGGGTGTGAAAGCAGAGCCTGAGCTTCAGGAAATGAAAgacaggttcaaatcccagcagTGGGACCCCTGGAGGTCTATCCCTGGGTCCCAGGATTGCAACTTCAAGCCAATAAGGTCTGATCAACATAGTGGTAGGAAGTGTAAAATTCACTCAGTATCTAGGACTTCCAAACCTTGCCTGGTAAGAGCTAGCTGGAGGTTAGGGAATGACAGAGTGAGGAAACACTTGTTAAAACAAATGTTCTCAGGGTCTCCCCTGGTCTAATTGAACCAAATCTCCAAAGAGAGgtctgaaaattttatttcaaacaaGAACCTCAGATGAGTTTTCTCagaaaagtttaagaaataaGTAATAAGTTATCTCTAGACTCAGTTCTAGTCATAAATTCTATGATTTAAAAATAGTATAGTATTTTGCATCTAGAAGGCTTTCAAAGAATATATGTGTTCACATACAATATTACAATATTTATACAGTATGTTAAGTCaactaatatatatttatgtcttaCATACTGTAtgcaacatatatatatgtaaacaacaaatacatatgtaatatatatatacttacatcTCATAGAGTTCTATATgcaacacatatataaatatattattatatacacctgtgtgtaacaaatataaatatcatattgaTAGATCTACATGcaacaaatatgtaaatatattagtATATAGTATTTACATCATACGTCTTATAGAGATCTGTATGCAACCATTTAAAATAATGCCAATAGTGGGGCACTATCTTGGCATTCTTTCTGTCATGGTGAGTATAATTCAGGCTTGTCCCAATCTTGCTTGCACCCCTCCTTCATGATTGATCCAGTTTAGAACTTCTCTTCTGAGGACAGGGTTGCTACAAAACTCCCCAGCCCCCCAGATACATGGAGAGGGTGCATGCACTTACCATCAAATTCCCTCCATGTGCTCAGAGGATAAGTCCAGGCAATAGTTGGTGAGGGGCTAGCCTGTGCCAGGCATCGCAGGGTCACATTCTGTCCCACCTGGACGCTGACATTGGCACTGGGGGTTGAGATCTGAGGCTTCGTGCAAACACTGAGCTCCGTTTCGTGAAAAAGTTGCCCTGCCTTGAAGAGAGGACCTCGGCACATGAGATAGGGATTCACCAGGATGACTGGAAGGCTGATGGACTTGATAAACTGGACAAGTCCCCTTAGGCGGCAATCACATAACCAGGGGTTGTCGTGTAGCGCCAGCACCATGCTGGAGAGCATCTCAGCCTCATGGCCAGACTGCCGGTGTTTCTGGTAGGCTGGCCAGTTCAAGAAGACATTCTTGGATACAACTGTCAGTCTATTGGAGGATAGGTCAAGGTAGGTCAGGTTGACCAGGAACTGAAGAGCCAGTTCAGGGAGTGCATCAATCCTGTTGTGTTTGAGGTCCAAGATCCTCAGGAGCGGGGTGGCACGGAATGCTGTCCACGGTACTGAACGGAGTTTGTTCCCCTCCAGTCTCAGTTCTTTCAGTTCTGACAGGTGCTCCAGGGCTCCTGGGTGAATCACAGTGACATTGTCAAAATTGAGCCAAAGGTACTCCAAAGTGTGCATGTTGATGAAAAACCCTCGGGGCAGTTCAAATACGGGTGAGTTTTCAATTCTCACTTGCTTGAACTCTTCAGAAAGGTTCCTTGGGATCTCGCCCAAAGAGATAGATACGCACTTCAGAGTCCTGTACAAAAAAACAGAACAGCTTTGAGATGAACATCAAGAGTCTGGAAAGGAGGATCAGGGTCATCCTGGTATTAGATGTATGaattagaagggaaaaaatgcaATTCACTTGAGTTAGACCCATTCTGGTAAAAATGCAAAGTTTATCAAACTTCAACACCAACTAAACCAACTAAAGTGAGTTTCAAAGAGATTTTGCTGATTTCCTGCCAAATCTTGGCCTTCTCCCACACCACATCATCCCCAAAGAAAACCCACTCCCCCACAACCTTCTGGGATCTTGCTAGCCCAGCGCACCTGCCAAAACTCTCCTCTGAGCAGGCACATCCTGGCAGACAGGATGGCTGAGCCACATGTGAATCCAGAAAGACCAGAACTAGCAGGAAATAGTGAGGAACTGAAGCCATAGCCTTCTGTAAGAAACTACCTTATGAGTTTTTTAAATAAGTACAGTCCAAGCCTCCAAGTGGCAAATCCTATTATTGGTAATCCATAATGATGTAGGTCAGCACAGCAACCGCAAAGCCCTTGGATGCCCTGAGGTCTGTTATGGCCCAGATCACAAGCTCAGTAAGAACCCAGAAGAGGGAGCTATTTCTCCTAACTAGATGGAAAATTCACTCTCCTTCTGGCTCTTCAGTCCAGAGAGCAAACTATCAGGCAGATGTCTAATTCAATCCTTATACTGCCTCCCCTCAGTCTCATATGAAAAGATCAGAGAAACAAGCAAGTAATGCTTTTCTGAGCACCATGGTTCAGGTGATTTGGCCAGAATCCATCTAAAATTCATCAATCACAATTGGCTCCTGAAACCCAGAACTTTCAACCAGTCTCTAAATGCAAATTCAGATGATGGTTGACAAAGTAATTTTAGAACCACTCTTATCAGTGGCAATATCTCCAgcatgtggtggattcatttgtCTTGTGAGTTAAGACAGCTTCACCTGCTGCTTGGATGACCAGAATCAGAGAAGCATCATATACAGAGGTTAAACCACAAGATTGTTGCTTTCTGATTAAATCAAAGCATGTTTCTTGTCCTGAATCACATAACTTATCCTGAATGCAGTGTATCTcacatgttaaattttttttaagtgagattcTATGTGATTCTGGATACTTTGccattcttcattcattcaacaaatataaatTGGTCATCTGCTCTAAGCCACACCCTTGCTAGATGCAAGGAATGTTGTGGCTAGCAAGACTGCTATGAATCTGGTCCCATGAGGCCTTCTGTCTAGCTTATGCTTCCTAATCTTGAAATCTTTGAAAAGTGAATTTCTCTGTGCAAAGTGAGAAAATTAACACTTTTTAGTGTTTCCAGGAAATACTAGGATTATGCAAAATAAAGTATCTAACATATAGTAGGTACCCAATAAAGTTTAATTCACCTCCCAGACCAACAGACTCTTGAAGACAGTCACTTTCTTTTACTTGGGGTACTATTACTTCTGATGACTGTCAAAATTCCACGGCTTCCCCTAAGATTCATCATATATATTATACCCTATAAAAGACCTCAGGGAAGAAAATCCGCTTAATCGCTAACCAGTGATGGGGAAATGGGTCACCAACTAAGCTGATTATACCCCAGGCTTTCCATCCAAGCCAAATATATTTGCTGGAGTTTCCAGAGAACCTAACTCTACAATATGGCTAGATATCTGGACTTCCTCTCCAGgtaaagaaaaaattagaaaggaaggagAGTGCCGTGGGCACAAAGCTATGGCCAACAAGGAGATGTGCTGCCTAGACACCCTTTGAGAAATGAGTCAGTGCTTGCATGCCCTTCCCAAGGCAGCCCCACGCAGAGACTGACGGTGGTGGGGGAACAGGGACCTGGCCAGTTTGGCATGATAGGGGACAACTCCGATGGGTGGTTCTCATTCCAGAGTTCCCTAGCAGGCTGGCCAAGGTTTTGTCAGGCTTGCTTTGTGGGAAAATGTGATTCAATCCACGGGTATCACAAATGACCAGTGAGTTCTTTTCTCATCCcaaaataaaaatgccaaaaGAGCCCTACATCCCCTACAATttcttctccattcatcccaTCTAGCTTTCTTAAAAGAATCCTGCTCAACTCAGCCTTCTAGTGGTCTGCCGGGAGCTTGAGAAGAACGCCCACTGGCATGTCATCTCTGAAATCAGCCAGGTCACCTTTGCACTGCTACTTCTCTCCTGACTCCTTCATCCTCTGGTTTCCTTATCTGATATTTGGTCATAGGGAGTAGCCGTGCTGTTGGCTAGAAGACTAAACTCAAGAGATGGAACAACAAAGGGAAGGGATCTGAGAATACTACACTTCCATCTCCCTTCTGGCAGGATGCTCTTAGGAACTTGTCTCTTAGGATTCTTAGTAGAGACGGGGTCATGGAAGAGGAGTTACTCTATGTTTGTGAAATAATTAGATAAAATTGGCTTCTGGACAGAAGCAGATTTCCTGTCTATTCAATTGGAGAAAAGTCACTCCAACATGAccggaacttttttttttttttaatatttatttatttggctctgctgcatcttagctgtggcatgcagaatctttagttttggcacgtgaactcttaattgcagcacgtgggatctagtttcctgaccagggatccaacctaggcCCCCTTCATTGAGAGCATGAAGTCTTGgtcactggaccacaagggaagtctcatGACCAGAACTTTGGAAGAGCTCAGACTGAGAACCAGACAACCTACTAGGGAGCAGGTGTGCtatctttcctctttctccagctggggtttttccttctttcctccaccTGCTCCAACCACGTCTGAGATGGTCCTCTAGGCTCCCCTTGCTCTGGGGCGTGCCTGTGACAGACGCACAGAAGACTATGTCCCTAGGCCCTTTTGAAATAGGTGGGCTACATGACCAATATTCACGCCAATGAAATGTTGGAGGAAATAATGTTTCAAAGGTCCCTCCATGATTCTCCAAGTTCTCTTCTCTCTTGTTGAAACAAGCATTGCCATTCCAGGTGGTAGAGCCTTCATCAACCTGTGTCCCTGGGTGAATAAGAGAGCAGGACCCTTTCTCCATCCTTATTTCCCACTCACTCAAGTAGACTCCATGAGAGCAGGAATGTTTCTATGTTAAGCCACTGATATCTGGGAGCTGTTAACACAGCATAAGCCTAAGCTATCCTGACTACAATGCCCttataatcaaataaaatatgCTCAAATATTTGTAAGTTGATTTCTGTCTCTCTTGGATTAAAAGTTTTCAGCTCTAGTCTTCTAAACATGTTGCTGAGTCTCTTGATTAATAGCCTAGTTTAATAACTACATTCACTTCCCAGGATTAAATTTCGCTTGTCTGCCTTTTAGTACCCTGTAAGGTTTCAAGTCTACATCGAGTGACCTACTATGTAAATCAGGAGGAATGTAACCatgttgcattaaaaaaaaaagaaagacattatgGAGATGTCATGATTTCAGCCAAGCTCCAAACAAGGCTTCCTAGGGCCACATGCTGTGGGATCACCATAGTACAGGCTGGTCTTCAGCATCTGGGAGATTAGAAATTCTTTTCCCAAGACTCTAAGAAGACATTAGGTTTTCAGGGATTGACTTATACTAACCAGACTCATGTACCAACAGACTAATATATAAACAggacatcattttattttttacaacgTGAATGTGTTTTTTCCAATGACTTGAATATTCACGAGCACAATCCAGGATGATTCTTCTCTACAAGAGCAAACCAAGGAAgacagaacacacaaagagaggCTGACAGAAGGGTGCTGGGAGGCTGACCATCTGGGGAGCCATTCCATTCAGACCACTAAGGTAGGTCTTCATGAATCACTGGGAAGTTGAATCTTTTTTCGctctttttcacacacacacgtgcgcacgTGCCGGGGCggggggcacacacacacataatattgGATAAATACTAACAGGTTTTTGCTTTCAAGTTCCTGATTTTTCTTCAAACAGGGTTCAATAAAAGTGACTACATGTTAGTTGGGCCAGTAATTGTTCAATCTTGATTGGCTCAGTCAGTCATTTAGAGAAAATATCTTTATCATTTCAACAGATGGCTGCTTTAATCTACCACACTTACATTTGTTCTGATTTGGGGAGTGCCTGTCAGTCTCATACATCAAACAATCAGAGTTGAAACTTGAGTCTCATAAGGCATTGCAGAATGCCTTTACACATCTAGATTGAGGGGAAGCCCAATTCAGTctgccacctgtttttgtaaataacatCTTCTTTGAACTCATCCGTGCTCATTAACTTGCATATTGTCTGAGACTGCTTTCACACTCAAGAGATGTGTAGCAGCAACAGAGCTTAAATTATCTCTTATCTGgcttcctttacagaaaaaaatgtttgctgacctATGATATAGACAGCGGCTTCGTCATCTTCTAACCAAATAATTTCTCTAGCCAATAGCCATGGTTCTCAAATTATAGTCAGTTGGACCCTCCAGATGATGGGCAGGAAA from Bos taurus isolate L1 Dominette 01449 registration number 42190680 breed Hereford chromosome 28, ARS-UCD2.0, whole genome shotgun sequence includes the following:
- the LRIT2 gene encoding leucine-rich repeat, immunoglobulin-like domain and transmembrane domain-containing protein 2 codes for the protein MASVPHYFLLVLVFLDSHVAQPSCLPGCACSEESFGRTLKCVSISLGEIPRNLSEEFKQVRIENSPVFELPRGFFINMHTLEYLWLNFDNVTVIHPGALEHLSELKELRLEGNKLRSVPWTAFRATPLLRILDLKHNRIDALPELALQFLVNLTYLDLSSNRLTVVSKNVFLNWPAYQKHRQSGHEAEMLSSMVLALHDNPWLCDCRLRGLVQFIKSISLPVILVNPYLMCRGPLFKAGQLFHETELSVCTKPQISTPSANVSVQVGQNVTLRCLAQASPSPTIAWTYPLSTWREFDVLTSFTAEDATLSELVIPAAHLVDRGNYTCMASNPIGMSTVVISLRVQPAQALLAPRSVFSPSESSAYVDLRVVKQTVHGILLEWFAAADTPETWFTLYIASDEAFRKKVVHVGPGINTYTVDDLLPGTKYEICLSLGGQPPRQGRCVVFVTGRDDGGLEGRERLLHTTVILCAVLLAVPVGAYAWAAQAPCSCRGWGQRWCLHRRKAPRCPQAVPEHRDDPYRDHTAVCEDGLGPGGADPEGDEQRAGEGDDHRGGLVWTSSP